A genomic window from Paraburkholderia phytofirmans OLGA172 includes:
- the tssF gene encoding type VI secretion system baseplate subunit TssF, with the protein MNNPTKDNDILRYYEAEMRYLREAGKEFAQAFPDRARMLNIDRIGERDPHVERLFEGFAFLMGRLRHKLDDELPELTEGLVSMLWPHYLRMIPSLSILELQPTEGALQRHETLEPGLEVMSAPIGGDRVECIYRTTQAVDLYPLRLAEAGAYTREDGRSVIRLRLELQQQARREQLEVPRLRLFLNADRPVALALYAALTAEPLATQVRVPGYPEHRPGMPQPMPGLRIEAAGFAADERLWPKADNAFGGYQLLLEYFTFPEKFMFVDIVGLDMHAIPRSAEYFDVEVVLTKPYPDDMRFSADHVRLFCTPIVNLFALEAEPISATQHETEYRVQALKERGDHIDVYSVDTVRGFESGTGQRFEYAPFAAFRHRGGMLRHEMPERYFHTRARRGPSGRFDTWVILGGHAWEHQDTLPKETLSLSVTGTNGTLPRKGLREAGIDRMRGGFTNIGAVRNLTAPTLPVYPPTGDRFQWRVLSHLAPNYLSLLDAEILRGSLALYDWTDGELNRRRIDAITDVQHRLLQKLVKGGLQRGVEIEVTLDSAAFAGDGDIELFGGMLSRFLGLYATLNLYTRLVVVSQPTGRRIEWPDTKGEGAPF; encoded by the coding sequence ATGAACAATCCCACCAAAGACAACGACATCCTCCGCTATTACGAGGCGGAAATGCGCTACCTGCGCGAGGCTGGCAAAGAATTCGCGCAAGCATTTCCAGACCGCGCGCGCATGCTCAACATTGACCGCATCGGCGAGCGCGATCCGCACGTCGAACGTCTCTTTGAAGGCTTTGCGTTCCTGATGGGCCGCTTGCGCCACAAGCTCGACGACGAACTGCCGGAGTTGACCGAAGGCCTCGTCAGCATGTTGTGGCCACACTATCTGCGCATGATTCCGTCGCTGTCGATTCTCGAACTGCAGCCGACGGAAGGCGCGCTGCAAAGGCATGAAACGCTGGAGCCGGGCCTCGAGGTGATGTCGGCGCCGATTGGCGGTGACCGCGTCGAATGCATTTACCGGACGACCCAGGCGGTCGACCTGTATCCGCTGCGGCTGGCCGAAGCAGGCGCCTACACGCGCGAGGATGGCCGCTCAGTGATCCGTTTGCGGCTCGAACTGCAGCAGCAGGCACGGCGCGAACAGTTGGAGGTGCCGCGCCTGCGCCTTTTCCTGAACGCTGACAGACCCGTGGCGCTCGCGTTGTATGCGGCGCTCACCGCAGAACCGCTGGCGACGCAGGTGCGCGTGCCCGGCTATCCGGAGCACAGGCCCGGTATGCCGCAGCCGATGCCCGGCCTGCGTATCGAGGCTGCTGGGTTCGCAGCAGACGAACGCTTGTGGCCAAAGGCCGATAACGCGTTCGGCGGCTACCAGCTGCTACTCGAGTACTTTACGTTCCCCGAAAAGTTTATGTTCGTCGATATCGTCGGACTCGATATGCACGCGATTCCTCGGAGCGCGGAATACTTCGACGTCGAAGTGGTGCTGACAAAGCCATATCCGGACGACATGCGTTTTTCCGCCGACCATGTGCGCCTGTTCTGCACGCCGATCGTCAACCTGTTCGCACTGGAAGCGGAGCCGATCAGCGCAACCCAGCATGAGACCGAATACCGTGTACAAGCGCTCAAAGAACGCGGCGATCATATCGACGTGTATTCGGTGGACACGGTCCGTGGCTTCGAGTCCGGCACCGGCCAGCGCTTCGAGTATGCGCCGTTCGCCGCGTTCCGGCACCGCGGCGGCATGCTTCGCCATGAAATGCCGGAACGGTATTTCCATACGCGCGCGCGGCGCGGCCCATCCGGGCGCTTTGACACATGGGTCATACTGGGCGGTCATGCGTGGGAACATCAGGACACGCTGCCGAAGGAAACGCTGTCACTATCCGTCACCGGCACGAACGGCACGCTGCCGCGCAAAGGGCTGCGCGAAGCAGGCATCGACCGCATGCGCGGGGGCTTCACGAACATCGGCGCGGTGCGCAATCTGACCGCGCCCACCCTGCCTGTGTATCCGCCGACTGGCGATCGCTTCCAGTGGCGTGTCCTGTCGCATCTGGCGCCCAACTACCTGTCGCTGCTCGATGCGGAAATCTTGCGCGGCAGTCTTGCACTCTATGACTGGACCGACGGTGAATTGAACCGGCGCAGGATCGATGCGATCACCGACGTACAACACCGGCTTTTGCAGAAACTCGTCAAGGGCGGTCTGCAACGCGGTGTCGAGATCGAAGTGACGCTCGACAGTGCCGCCTTCGCCGGCGATGGCGATATTGAGTTGTTCGGCGGCATGCTGAGTCGCTTTCTTGGCCTGTACGCGACGCTGAACCTGTACACCAGGCTAGTCGTCGTATCGCAGCCCACTGGGCGCCGCATCGAGTGGCCCGATACGAAAGGTGAAGGAGCGCCATTTTGA
- a CDS encoding DedA family protein/thiosulfate sulfurtransferase GlpE has translation MLHDLVEQYGPALVFVNVLAASLGLPVPAMPSLVLFGAMAAMHPGSVGTQLMPVLVLSIFATLIGDSAWYLAGRMYGGNTLKAICRLSLSRDTCVKKTERFFGRWGVRVLTVAKFVPGLSIVSIPMAGAMGARYRTFLTYDSIGAALWSGTGLIIGALFARQIDMLFAMAGRLGRTAALVAVALLLLYAAYRWIRRRQLIAKLATQRIEVDELAALVAAGKAPVVFDIRSAEKRALDPFVIPGSQFADERQLDEIVATYPHNQKVVIYCSCPNEISAAWMAKQMNEAGFADVLPLRGGMEAWRDSGKTVDALPGTPPPDVAVDDIAPKAV, from the coding sequence ATGCTACATGATCTCGTCGAGCAATATGGACCGGCGCTCGTCTTCGTCAACGTGCTGGCCGCCTCACTCGGGCTGCCGGTGCCGGCGATGCCGTCGCTCGTGCTGTTCGGGGCGATGGCGGCCATGCATCCCGGCTCGGTGGGCACGCAGCTGATGCCGGTGCTTGTGTTGTCGATCTTCGCCACGCTGATCGGCGACAGCGCCTGGTATCTCGCCGGCCGAATGTACGGCGGCAATACGCTGAAAGCGATTTGCCGTCTGTCTCTGTCACGCGACACCTGTGTAAAGAAGACCGAACGCTTTTTCGGCCGCTGGGGCGTGCGCGTACTGACAGTGGCGAAGTTCGTGCCGGGCTTGTCGATCGTGTCGATTCCGATGGCCGGCGCAATGGGCGCGCGCTACCGCACGTTTCTCACTTACGACAGCATCGGCGCCGCCTTGTGGTCGGGTACCGGTTTGATCATCGGCGCCTTGTTCGCCCGGCAGATCGACATGCTGTTCGCCATGGCCGGACGCCTCGGCCGCACGGCCGCGCTGGTGGCCGTCGCGTTGCTGCTGCTGTATGCGGCCTATCGCTGGATTCGCCGGCGCCAGCTGATTGCCAAGCTCGCGACCCAGCGCATCGAAGTCGACGAGTTGGCGGCGCTGGTCGCGGCCGGCAAAGCGCCGGTAGTGTTCGATATCCGCTCGGCGGAAAAGCGCGCGCTCGACCCGTTCGTGATTCCGGGCTCGCAATTCGCCGACGAGCGGCAACTCGATGAAATCGTCGCGACGTACCCGCACAATCAGAAAGTGGTGATTTACTGTTCGTGCCCAAATGAAATATCCGCGGCATGGATGGCCAAACAGATGAACGAAGCCGGATTCGCCGACGTGCTGCCGTTGCGTGGCGGCATGGAAGCCTGGCGCGATTCGGGCAAAACGGTGGACGCGCTGCCCGGCACACCGCCGCCCGACGTGGCGGTCGACGATATCGCACCGAAGGCCGTGTAG
- the tssJ gene encoding type VI secretion system lipoprotein TssJ, protein MMRVLRMGATALTVLAVTACGVGQSMKDSTVDAAKWAFTTQVKTMNVDLVSRSSINPNGAGQSLSTVVRIYQLKSPQTFQQLGYAQLQTSDIDALKADLLATKDVVLRPDASASIGEPMNSDAEYVGVVAFFREVGKGVTWKLVIPKKQWKKTDPVKIEVQGNTLQLVGATAEAIKQNAPQQSVPNPPKKTPDTVTEYGTQTG, encoded by the coding sequence ATGATGCGCGTACTTCGAATGGGCGCCACGGCGTTGACCGTTCTTGCCGTCACAGCATGTGGCGTAGGGCAGTCTATGAAAGACAGCACGGTGGATGCGGCGAAATGGGCGTTCACGACGCAGGTCAAAACGATGAATGTGGATCTTGTCAGCCGGTCGTCGATCAATCCGAATGGCGCCGGGCAATCCTTGTCGACCGTCGTGCGGATTTACCAGCTGAAATCGCCACAAACGTTCCAGCAACTCGGCTATGCGCAACTGCAAACGAGTGACATTGACGCACTCAAGGCGGATCTGCTGGCAACCAAAGACGTCGTGCTGCGGCCCGATGCCAGCGCAAGTATTGGCGAGCCGATGAACAGCGACGCGGAGTATGTCGGTGTGGTCGCATTTTTCCGGGAAGTCGGCAAGGGGGTGACGTGGAAGTTGGTCATACCCAAGAAGCAGTGGAAGAAGACCGATCCGGTGAAGATCGAAGTACAGGGCAACACCCTGCAACTCGTTGGGGCGACGGCAGAAGCGATTAAGCAGAACGCGCCGCAGCAGAGTGTGCCGAACCCGCCGAAGAAAACGCCGGATACGGTGACGGAATATGGGACACAGACAGGATGA
- a CDS encoding FAD-dependent oxidoreductase → MLSTQEAEGQQAVVADAPFSSLATRMHQMFPELTCAEIDRLRRFSEVSHWEAGELLFETGHTGAGMFVLLNGRVKVYQRDGIGREVVIAEHGARHFLAEVGQLSGRPALVNGMAVNSVDALLIPPDKLRALIVAEAELGERIMRALILRRVSLIEKGAGGPILIGNSGDAGLVMLQGFLSRNGHPHSVIDERDEDALRLIEQFGAQKDDMPLVICPDGSVLRHPSMPELATSLGLLPDLDDSHVYDVAIVGAGPAGLATAVYAASEGLSVIVLDARAPGGQAGASARIENYLGFPTGISGQALAGRAFVQAQKFGAHVAIPVHVKALHCADSPYRLELKCGGKITARTIVIASGAVYRRPALEGLDRFDGRGVYYWASPVEAKLCKRQEIVLVGGGNSAGQAIVYLATHAAKVHVLIRRSGFEATMSRYLIDRIRSLPNVFVHSNSEVGRLEADEIGLASVVLKKPLPDGTESFDTRHLFLFTGAEPNTDWLRTCGVQLDDKGFVLTGASVDGASVCDLATTVEGVYAIGDARAGSTKRVAAAVGEGAAVVAQIHQLLAVSAGEAVALGA, encoded by the coding sequence ATGCTGTCGACTCAAGAAGCAGAAGGGCAACAGGCCGTCGTCGCCGACGCGCCGTTTTCGTCGCTTGCGACGCGCATGCATCAGATGTTCCCCGAACTCACGTGTGCAGAAATCGATCGCCTGCGCCGGTTCAGCGAAGTGAGCCACTGGGAAGCCGGTGAACTGCTGTTCGAGACCGGCCACACCGGTGCGGGCATGTTCGTGCTGTTGAATGGGCGCGTGAAGGTTTACCAGCGCGATGGCATCGGCCGCGAAGTTGTGATTGCAGAACATGGCGCCAGGCATTTTCTCGCTGAAGTCGGTCAACTGTCCGGGCGGCCTGCGCTGGTCAACGGCATGGCCGTCAACTCGGTCGACGCTTTGCTGATTCCGCCGGACAAGCTGCGCGCGCTGATCGTCGCCGAGGCCGAACTGGGCGAGCGCATCATGCGCGCGCTGATCCTGCGGCGCGTGTCACTGATCGAGAAGGGCGCGGGCGGCCCGATCCTGATTGGCAACAGCGGCGACGCCGGGCTCGTGATGCTGCAAGGCTTCCTGTCGCGCAACGGGCATCCTCACTCGGTCATCGACGAACGCGACGAAGACGCGCTGCGGCTGATCGAGCAATTCGGCGCGCAAAAAGACGACATGCCGCTGGTGATCTGCCCGGACGGCTCGGTGCTGCGTCATCCAAGCATGCCGGAACTCGCCACCTCCCTCGGCTTGCTGCCCGATCTCGACGATTCGCATGTATACGATGTCGCGATCGTCGGCGCGGGGCCGGCCGGCCTCGCTACTGCCGTGTACGCGGCGTCCGAAGGCCTCTCGGTCATCGTGCTCGACGCCCGCGCGCCGGGCGGCCAGGCGGGCGCCAGTGCGCGGATCGAAAACTATCTCGGCTTTCCGACCGGCATTTCCGGTCAGGCGCTGGCGGGCCGCGCGTTCGTGCAGGCGCAGAAGTTCGGCGCGCACGTCGCGATTCCGGTCCATGTGAAGGCGCTGCATTGCGCGGACTCGCCATATCGGCTGGAGCTCAAGTGCGGCGGCAAGATCACTGCCCGCACCATCGTGATCGCGAGCGGCGCGGTCTATCGGCGCCCCGCGCTCGAAGGGCTCGACCGCTTCGATGGGCGCGGCGTCTACTACTGGGCGTCGCCGGTCGAAGCCAAGCTGTGCAAACGCCAGGAGATCGTGCTCGTAGGCGGCGGCAATTCGGCGGGCCAGGCGATCGTCTATCTGGCGACGCACGCGGCCAAGGTCCACGTGCTGATCCGCCGAAGCGGCTTTGAAGCCACCATGTCGCGCTATCTGATCGACCGCATCCGCTCGCTGCCAAACGTGTTCGTGCATTCGAATTCGGAGGTCGGCCGGCTCGAGGCGGACGAAATCGGGCTGGCCTCGGTCGTGTTGAAGAAGCCGCTGCCGGACGGCACCGAAAGCTTCGATACGCGGCATCTGTTCCTTTTCACCGGCGCGGAGCCGAATACCGACTGGCTGCGCACCTGCGGCGTACAGCTGGACGACAAGGGCTTCGTGCTGACCGGCGCCAGCGTGGACGGCGCATCCGTCTGTGATCTCGCTACGACTGTCGAGGGCGTGTATGCGATCGGCGACGCGCGCGCCGGCTCGACGAAACGCGTCGCGGCGGCAGTCGGAGAAGGTGCGGCGGTGGTCGCGCAGATCCATCAGTTGCTGGCGGTCTCGGCGGGAGAAGCGGTGGCTTTGGGGGCCTGA
- the tssG gene encoding type VI secretion system baseplate subunit TssG — protein MNFFRFCELIELAAPDRPSIGTTDSPGVEPVRFRSRARLGFPNREIDAVEYDPDNPATPPAVRTTFLGLYGVDARMPSYFVDEIAQNREGAESMAAFLDMFHHRVVTQYYRVWRKYRYPAGFRKDGTDAISRCLLSFAGLGMASPAIAQTASLSQGNASGAQGLAAVAPRGHPVGAPQGLPLVVDTRKLLSMLGLVSQKTRTAEGLAGVLQHAVPDAQITVEEFYPAWIGAADYPRSPLGEGCLLGRGFYDRANTVRIVITPQTRESVLGLIPGRANHREVMALLRFYLGYEACARLELHVRPELMPEQVLNSDQVSLGYTTQLALPRSPNQHLPVTRVHLGEWTGGSGRYAAQQCRTH, from the coding sequence ATGAATTTCTTCCGCTTCTGCGAGTTGATCGAACTTGCCGCCCCGGATCGGCCGTCCATCGGTACGACCGATTCGCCTGGTGTCGAGCCGGTGCGTTTCCGCTCCCGTGCGCGACTCGGTTTTCCGAACCGCGAAATCGATGCGGTCGAATACGACCCGGATAACCCGGCGACGCCGCCCGCCGTACGTACGACCTTCCTTGGGCTGTACGGTGTCGATGCACGCATGCCGTCGTACTTCGTCGACGAGATTGCGCAGAATCGCGAGGGTGCCGAGTCGATGGCGGCGTTCCTCGACATGTTCCATCACCGGGTCGTCACGCAGTACTACCGCGTGTGGCGCAAGTATCGATATCCGGCCGGTTTCAGGAAAGACGGCACAGATGCCATTTCGCGTTGCCTGCTGAGTTTCGCCGGCCTTGGCATGGCGTCACCAGCGATCGCACAGACCGCCTCACTGTCACAGGGAAATGCTTCCGGGGCGCAGGGACTTGCCGCGGTCGCCCCACGGGGACATCCTGTGGGCGCCCCACAGGGACTTCCGTTGGTCGTCGACACTCGCAAGCTGCTGTCGATGCTGGGTTTGGTGAGTCAGAAGACCCGCACCGCCGAGGGGCTGGCAGGCGTGCTGCAGCATGCGGTACCGGATGCGCAAATCACGGTGGAAGAGTTTTACCCCGCGTGGATCGGCGCGGCAGACTACCCGCGCAGCCCGCTTGGCGAGGGCTGCCTGCTTGGCCGCGGGTTTTACGACCGGGCCAACACGGTGCGCATCGTCATCACCCCGCAGACGCGTGAATCGGTACTCGGGCTGATTCCAGGGCGTGCGAACCATCGTGAAGTGATGGCGTTGCTGCGTTTTTACCTGGGTTACGAAGCATGCGCGCGACTGGAACTGCACGTCCGTCCCGAGCTCATGCCCGAGCAGGTACTGAACTCGGACCAGGTCAGTCTCGGTTATACCACCCAGCTTGCGTTGCCTCGTAGCCCAAACCAGCACCTGCCTGTCACACGAGTCCACCTGGGCGAGTGGACAGGAGGCAGTGGCCGATACGCTGCTCAACAGTGCCGAACGCACTGA
- a CDS encoding winged helix-turn-helix domain-containing protein has protein sequence MKTLPLSAARTLHLAAQGLLTPPRRKAVKADVLDAIRRMAQLQIDTIHVVARSPYLVLFSRLGTYPQQWLDEHLAEGKLFEYWSHEACFVPTEDYGLLRHRMLDPSGMGWKYAAEWHKKHRKDIETLLAHIRATGPVRSADFAREAGKGNGWWDWKPEKRHLEVLFAIGQLMVAERRNFHRVYDLTERVLPDWDDARDLPPRETVTEEALRRTCRALGVVRADWVADYYRLPRRPYRDELRALADQGELIPVQVEGWKQDTFVHYEFAPMIDAAAGGKLASTVTTVLSPFDPVVWDRKRAAALFDFDYAIECYTPAAKRKYGYFVLPLLSRGRLVGRVDAKAHRTSGVFELKSLHIEPGVRLSARLAGDLRRALQRCADWHGTPQLEIAAAPPEWLEALSLDSSQEA, from the coding sequence GTGAAGACTCTTCCGCTATCCGCCGCGCGCACCCTGCATCTGGCCGCGCAAGGTTTGCTGACGCCCCCGCGCCGCAAGGCCGTCAAAGCCGACGTGCTCGACGCGATCCGCCGCATGGCGCAATTGCAGATCGACACGATCCACGTTGTCGCGCGCAGTCCGTATCTCGTGCTGTTCAGCCGGCTCGGCACGTATCCGCAGCAATGGCTAGACGAGCATCTCGCCGAAGGCAAGCTGTTCGAATACTGGTCGCATGAGGCCTGTTTCGTGCCGACCGAAGACTACGGTCTGCTGCGCCACCGTATGCTCGACCCGAGCGGCATGGGCTGGAAATACGCGGCCGAGTGGCACAAGAAGCATCGCAAGGACATTGAGACGCTGCTCGCGCATATCCGTGCGACCGGCCCCGTGCGTTCAGCGGACTTCGCCCGCGAGGCGGGCAAGGGCAACGGCTGGTGGGACTGGAAGCCGGAGAAGCGCCACCTGGAAGTTCTATTCGCAATCGGACAACTGATGGTGGCCGAGCGGCGCAATTTTCATCGCGTCTATGATTTGACCGAACGCGTGTTACCGGACTGGGACGACGCGCGCGACCTGCCGCCGCGGGAAACGGTCACCGAGGAAGCGTTGCGCCGGACCTGCCGCGCGCTCGGCGTCGTGCGCGCCGATTGGGTTGCCGATTACTACCGGCTGCCGCGCCGTCCCTATCGCGACGAACTGCGTGCGCTCGCCGACCAGGGCGAACTGATCCCGGTGCAGGTGGAAGGCTGGAAGCAGGACACCTTCGTCCATTACGAATTCGCGCCGATGATCGACGCCGCCGCGGGTGGCAAGCTCGCTTCAACCGTCACCACGGTGCTGTCGCCGTTCGATCCGGTGGTATGGGACCGCAAGCGCGCCGCCGCGCTCTTCGACTTCGACTATGCGATCGAATGCTATACCCCGGCAGCGAAGCGCAAATACGGCTACTTCGTGTTGCCGCTTTTGAGCCGGGGGCGCCTGGTGGGCCGCGTGGATGCGAAAGCGCATCGGACCAGCGGCGTGTTCGAACTGAAATCGCTGCACATCGAACCCGGCGTGCGACTCAGTGCGAGGCTTGCCGGCGATCTGCGCCGCGCTCTGCAGCGCTGTGCGGATTGGCACGGCACACCGCAACTGGAAATCGCAGCCGCGCCGCCGGAATGGCTTGAGGCGTTGAGCTTGGACAGCAGTCAGGAAGCGTGA